The following coding sequences lie in one Sphingomonas sp. M1-B02 genomic window:
- a CDS encoding glycerophosphodiester phosphodiesterase: MLLAALLLAQGCAAVQDRGVTAQPILIAHRGASGERPEHTLLAYELAIEQGADFIEPDLVPTKDGALVARHENEISGTTDVAAHPEFADRKTSKTIDGIATTGWFTEDFTLAELKTLRAKERLPQFRPGNMRYDGQAEIPTLEEIIALAKRASQETGRTIGIYPETKHPTYFATIGLPLEARLVAALKTAGWDRADAPVFIQSFEVANLKQLHSMTRVPLIQLLSASGGPADGATPTYAAMATPEGLKAIATYAAGIGPERAMILPASGSATPLVADAHAAGLKVHPWTFRAENFFLTPAFRSAGSLADHGRIADEIGFFLALGVDGFFTDFPHIGATARASTSARPAP; the protein is encoded by the coding sequence ATACTGTTGGCCGCACTACTGCTGGCGCAGGGGTGCGCGGCGGTGCAGGATCGCGGGGTGACCGCCCAGCCGATCCTCATCGCCCATCGCGGCGCCAGCGGCGAGCGCCCCGAACATACGTTGCTCGCCTATGAGCTTGCGATCGAACAGGGCGCGGACTTTATCGAGCCCGATCTGGTTCCGACCAAAGACGGTGCGCTGGTCGCGCGGCACGAGAATGAGATTTCCGGCACGACCGACGTCGCCGCGCATCCCGAATTTGCGGATCGCAAGACGAGCAAGACGATCGACGGCATCGCCACGACCGGCTGGTTCACCGAGGATTTCACCCTAGCCGAGCTGAAGACCCTGCGCGCCAAGGAGCGGCTGCCGCAGTTCCGCCCGGGCAACATGCGCTATGACGGCCAGGCAGAGATTCCGACGTTGGAGGAGATCATCGCGCTCGCCAAGCGCGCGTCGCAGGAAACCGGCCGCACGATCGGCATCTATCCCGAGACCAAGCATCCCACCTATTTCGCCACGATCGGCCTGCCGCTTGAAGCGCGCCTCGTCGCCGCGCTCAAGACTGCGGGCTGGGACCGCGCCGACGCGCCGGTCTTTATCCAGTCGTTCGAAGTCGCCAATCTGAAGCAGCTCCACTCCATGACGCGCGTACCGCTCATCCAATTGCTCAGCGCGAGCGGCGGCCCGGCCGACGGCGCGACGCCGACCTATGCCGCCATGGCAACGCCCGAAGGACTGAAGGCGATCGCCACCTACGCAGCGGGCATCGGCCCCGAACGGGCGATGATCCTGCCCGCATCGGGCAGTGCAACCCCGCTCGTGGCCGATGCGCATGCCGCCGGGCTGAAGGTCCACCCCTGGACCTTCCGCGCCGAGAATTTCTTTCTGACCCCCGCCTTTCGCAGCGCCGGCAGCCTCGCCGATCATGGCCGGATCGCCGACGAGATCGGCTTCTTCCTCGCCCTCGGCGTCGACGGATTTTTCACCGATTTCCCCCATATCGGGGCGACCGCGCGCGCTTCGACTTCGGCCCGGCCCGCACCATGA
- a CDS encoding efflux transporter outer membrane subunit, with the protein MVQRRLALTIAFALPLAACATGPDYRPRTAPELGVPDAYSVPVDQQSREDLQRWWGKFDDPTLGSLVERARTSNLDIALAVTRLRQARESLVQQRASLFPTLGASGGASRSESLRGGTTTTTLPDGTVTSFSQGGGTSFSLGADASYQVDLFGGVRRGVESARASYEAAGFDYATVLISIQAETARNYVLARAAQAQLANARNSLALQEDNLQIAQWRVQAGLVSTIDQEQARAQRAQTAATIPSLEANYNSFVSRIGVLTGQAPGALKAELEAARPIPRGPAEVAAGIPAEALRQRPDIRAAERNLAAATAQIGVAQAQLYPSLAIGGSIDGGSSAITSIFDVITGRLFANIAQTIFDAGRGRSQVRATQAAADGAFLSYKQTVLTSLEDIENAAVALQSAQRREVEFRIAEEAASNQALLARLQYRSGLSDFTTLNQAESQLLSARNGLVTAQSDQATALIALYLALGGGWDSTTTPQAPEQARTDGN; encoded by the coding sequence ATGGTTCAACGCCGCCTTGCCTTGACGATCGCCTTTGCGCTGCCGCTCGCGGCCTGCGCGACCGGCCCCGATTATCGCCCCCGCACCGCCCCCGAACTCGGCGTTCCCGATGCCTATTCGGTGCCGGTCGACCAGCAGTCGCGCGAGGATCTGCAGCGCTGGTGGGGCAAGTTCGACGATCCGACGCTGGGCTCGCTGGTCGAGCGCGCCCGCACTTCGAATCTCGACATCGCGCTGGCCGTGACGCGGCTGCGCCAGGCGCGCGAATCGCTGGTACAGCAGCGCGCCTCCTTGTTCCCGACGCTTGGCGCATCGGGCGGGGCTTCGCGCAGCGAATCGCTTCGCGGCGGCACGACCACGACGACCCTTCCCGACGGCACCGTCACATCCTTCTCGCAGGGCGGCGGCACGAGCTTCTCGCTCGGGGCCGACGCCAGCTATCAGGTCGACCTGTTCGGCGGCGTGCGCCGCGGGGTCGAATCGGCGCGCGCAAGCTATGAGGCGGCGGGATTCGACTATGCGACCGTGCTGATCTCGATCCAGGCCGAGACCGCGCGCAACTATGTCCTCGCCCGCGCCGCGCAGGCGCAGCTCGCCAACGCCCGCAACTCGCTCGCGCTGCAGGAGGACAATCTCCAGATCGCGCAGTGGCGGGTCCAGGCGGGGCTGGTCTCGACGATCGACCAGGAGCAGGCACGTGCGCAGCGCGCCCAGACCGCGGCGACGATCCCCAGCCTGGAGGCGAACTATAACAGTTTCGTCTCGCGGATCGGCGTGCTTACCGGCCAGGCGCCCGGCGCGCTCAAGGCGGAGCTGGAGGCGGCGCGCCCCATTCCCCGCGGCCCGGCCGAGGTCGCCGCCGGCATTCCCGCCGAGGCGCTGCGCCAACGTCCCGACATCCGCGCCGCCGAGCGCAATCTCGCCGCCGCCACCGCGCAGATCGGCGTCGCCCAGGCGCAGCTCTATCCCTCCCTCGCGATCGGCGGCAGCATCGACGGCGGGAGCAGCGCGATCACCTCGATCTTCGACGTGATCACCGGGCGCCTGTTCGCCAATATCGCCCAGACGATCTTCGACGCCGGCCGCGGGCGAAGCCAGGTACGCGCGACCCAGGCCGCGGCCGACGGCGCCTTTCTTTCGTACAAGCAGACCGTGCTGACCTCGCTCGAGGATATCGAGAATGCCGCGGTCGCACTCCAGTCGGCGCAGCGCCGCGAAGTCGAGTTCCGCATCGCCGAGGAGGCCGCGAGCAACCAGGCGCTGCTGGCGCGGCTCCAATATCGCTCGGGGTTGAGCGACTTCACCACACTCAACCAGGCCGAAAGCCAACTGCTTTCGGCACGCAACGGGCTGGTCACCGCCCAATCCGATCAGGCGACGGCTCTCATCGCACTCTATCTCGCACTGGGCGGCGGATGGGACAGCACCACCACCCCCCAGGCACCCGAACAGGCACGCACCGATGGCAACTGA
- a CDS encoding XdhC family protein — MAENDSVMAAARAWRGSPMALATVVSTWGSAPRPRGSHMLVHADGRFEGSVSGGCVETDILATAAEVIAGAPPVVKSYGVADAAAWEVGLPCGGEIAVLVQPVSPDGFDPGLFDAIGAAQVDGTGFDVATDLASGRSAPGSVGDFVNRYDPPRRLLIVGAVQIAQSLAGLARELGIRTFVIDPRGRFLTEERFPGVMLDDRWPDEAVTALKPDRATAVVTLSHDPKIDDDALIAALAHPTRYVAALGSRKSQAARLARLAAAGVSPHDLARIEGPAGIDIRAIGPSEIALSIAAAMVRSFHVEA, encoded by the coding sequence GTGGCGGAAAACGATTCGGTGATGGCGGCGGCGCGGGCGTGGAGGGGTAGCCCGATGGCGCTCGCCACGGTGGTCTCGACCTGGGGCTCGGCGCCGCGGCCCCGCGGCAGCCATATGCTGGTCCATGCCGACGGGCGCTTCGAGGGGTCGGTCTCGGGCGGCTGCGTCGAAACCGACATCTTGGCGACTGCGGCGGAAGTGATCGCGGGGGCACCGCCGGTGGTGAAGTCCTATGGCGTGGCGGACGCTGCGGCGTGGGAAGTCGGACTGCCGTGCGGGGGCGAGATTGCGGTGCTGGTCCAGCCGGTCTCCCCCGATGGCTTTGACCCCGGATTGTTCGATGCGATCGGCGCGGCGCAGGTTGACGGCACGGGCTTCGACGTGGCGACCGACCTCGCCAGCGGACGTAGCGCGCCCGGTTCCGTGGGGGATTTCGTCAATCGCTACGATCCGCCGCGCCGGCTGCTGATCGTCGGCGCGGTGCAGATCGCGCAGTCGCTGGCCGGGCTCGCGCGCGAACTCGGCATCCGCACCTTCGTGATCGATCCGCGCGGGCGCTTCCTCACCGAGGAACGCTTCCCCGGCGTGATGCTCGACGATCGCTGGCCCGACGAGGCGGTCACCGCTCTCAAGCCCGATCGCGCCACGGCGGTGGTAACGCTGAGCCACGATCCCAAGATCGACGACGACGCGCTGATCGCGGCGCTCGCGCATCCGACGCGCTACGTCGCGGCGCTGGGCTCTCGCAAGAGCCAGGCCGCGCGGCTCGCGCGGTTGGCGGCGGCGGGCGTTTCGCCGCACGATCTGGCGCGGATCGAGGGGCCTGCGGGAATCGACATCCGCGCGATCGGGCCCTCCGAAATCGCACTTTCGATCGCTGCGGCGATGGTACGGAGTTTTCATGTTGAAGCCTGA
- a CDS encoding efflux RND transporter periplasmic adaptor subunit, which translates to MATDTKQLDEFLGTPAVPWWRRYLKWIAIAVGMLLLLLLVWRIFGGSDEVNYATAPVERGNLTVTVSATGKLAPNNQVTVGSELSGLVTSVTADVNDRVTKGQAIALIDTERLDDAIAQSVATLNANIAQVSQAAATVSESQAQLQRLEEVSRLSGGRVPAKVELDQARAAVQRAVATRRAAEANVAAARASLSSNQTQRSRAVIRSPVNGVVLARQIEPGQTVAASFTAPVLFVIAEDLSTMELQVSIDEADVGSVQQGQTASFTVDAFPGKTFPATITRVDLGSNLTASEAASTTSTTTAAQVVSYAATLSVSNPDLQLRPGMTATAEIVTKARPNVLLAPNAALRFTPTAAPAAGGSGGGITGALVPSRPRRGNAAEKTATVTRGATQTVYIQGADGKPQAVQVTTGDTNGTVTEITSGGLKPGDVVITGQLSSSGAQRKGSGQRRQGGGSGGGAQGGGQRAQ; encoded by the coding sequence ATGGCAACTGACACCAAGCAGCTCGACGAATTCCTCGGCACGCCGGCGGTGCCCTGGTGGCGGCGCTATCTCAAATGGATCGCGATCGCGGTCGGCATGCTGCTGCTCCTCTTGCTCGTCTGGCGGATCTTCGGCGGCTCGGACGAAGTCAATTATGCGACCGCCCCGGTCGAGCGCGGCAACCTCACGGTCACCGTGTCGGCGACCGGTAAGCTCGCGCCGAACAATCAGGTCACGGTCGGCTCCGAATTGTCGGGCCTGGTCACCAGCGTGACCGCCGACGTCAACGATCGCGTCACCAAGGGCCAGGCGATCGCATTGATCGACACCGAACGGCTCGACGACGCGATCGCCCAGAGCGTCGCCACGCTCAACGCCAACATCGCCCAGGTTTCGCAGGCGGCGGCGACCGTGAGCGAATCGCAGGCGCAACTCCAACGGCTGGAGGAAGTCAGCCGGCTCTCGGGCGGGCGGGTTCCCGCCAAGGTCGAGCTTGACCAGGCCCGCGCCGCGGTCCAGCGCGCCGTCGCCACCCGCCGCGCCGCCGAGGCGAATGTCGCCGCAGCCCGCGCCTCGCTGTCATCGAACCAGACCCAGCGCTCGCGCGCCGTCATCCGCTCGCCGGTCAACGGCGTCGTCCTCGCCCGCCAGATCGAGCCGGGGCAGACGGTCGCCGCGTCCTTCACGGCGCCCGTCCTGTTCGTCATCGCCGAGGACCTCTCGACGATGGAGCTGCAGGTCTCGATCGACGAGGCCGATGTCGGTTCGGTCCAGCAGGGCCAGACCGCGAGCTTCACGGTAGACGCCTTCCCGGGCAAGACCTTCCCGGCGACGATCACGCGAGTCGATCTCGGTTCCAATCTGACCGCAAGCGAGGCGGCGTCGACCACCAGCACCACCACCGCCGCGCAGGTCGTCTCCTATGCCGCGACGCTCAGCGTCTCGAACCCCGATCTCCAGCTGCGACCCGGCATGACCGCGACGGCGGAGATCGTCACCAAGGCGCGTCCCAACGTGTTGCTCGCGCCGAATGCGGCGCTGCGCTTCACGCCCACCGCCGCGCCCGCTGCCGGCGGTTCGGGGGGCGGGATCACCGGTGCGCTGGTGCCAAGCCGTCCGCGGCGCGGCAACGCCGCCGAGAAGACCGCTACCGTCACGCGCGGCGCGACCCAGACCGTCTATATCCAGGGCGCCGACGGCAAGCCCCAGGCGGTCCAGGTCACCACCGGCGACACCAACGGCACCGTCACCGAAATCACCAGCGGCGGTCTCAAGCCCGGCGATGTGGTCATCACCGGCCAGCTCTCCTCGAGCGGCGCGCAGCGCAAGGGCTCGGGCCAGCGGCGCCAGGGCGGCGGATCGGGCGGCGGCGCGCAGGGCGGAGGCCAGCGTGCCCAGTGA
- a CDS encoding ABC transporter permease, whose product MFGTTLTLAIRSILRHKLRSILTALGIIIGVAAVVTMVTLGKATTAAVQQQISSLGTNILQIRPGQGFGRGGGGPRPPDFEEEDVQAIRSQVAGILAVAPQASTTATAVYEGSNWSTTINGTTADFFKVQPWPLVEGRIWNNAEEQAGKGVCIIGNTIRTNLFRGGSAVGERLRLNGVSCDIIGVLSARGQAGFGGDQDDVVIMPIKQVQRRFTGNRDIRLMLVGTDPDYETAQVQAGISDLLRERRAITGGKQDDFNIFDTAQISATLTGTTTLLTQIVAAVAGISLIVGGIGIMNIMLVSVTERTREIGIRLAIGAVASEVLMQFLVEAVVLSMLGGVIGLVLAQLAVGLMSYLGSLPFLFDVQINVIAFAISAIIGVVFGYFPARRAASLNPIDALRHE is encoded by the coding sequence ATGTTCGGCACCACCCTTACCCTCGCGATCCGATCGATCCTGCGCCACAAGCTCCGCTCGATCCTCACCGCGCTCGGCATCATCATCGGCGTCGCCGCGGTCGTGACGATGGTCACGCTCGGCAAGGCGACCACCGCCGCGGTCCAGCAGCAGATCTCGTCGCTCGGCACCAACATCCTCCAGATCCGCCCCGGCCAGGGCTTCGGCCGCGGCGGCGGCGGGCCGCGTCCACCCGATTTCGAGGAAGAGGACGTCCAGGCGATCCGCAGCCAGGTCGCCGGCATCCTCGCCGTCGCGCCCCAGGCGAGCACCACTGCGACCGCAGTCTATGAAGGCTCGAACTGGTCGACCACGATTAACGGCACCACCGCCGATTTCTTCAAGGTCCAGCCCTGGCCGCTGGTCGAGGGCCGCATCTGGAACAATGCCGAGGAGCAGGCCGGCAAGGGCGTCTGCATCATCGGCAACACGATCCGCACCAACCTGTTCCGCGGCGGCAGCGCCGTCGGCGAGCGGCTGCGGCTCAACGGCGTCTCGTGCGACATCATCGGCGTGCTCTCGGCGCGCGGCCAGGCCGGGTTCGGCGGCGATCAGGACGATGTCGTGATCATGCCGATCAAGCAGGTCCAGCGCCGCTTCACCGGCAACCGCGACATCAGGCTGATGCTGGTCGGCACCGATCCCGATTACGAGACCGCGCAGGTCCAGGCCGGGATCAGCGATCTTTTGCGCGAGCGCCGCGCGATCACCGGGGGCAAGCAGGACGATTTCAACATCTTCGACACGGCGCAAATCAGCGCGACGCTGACCGGCACGACGACCCTGCTAACCCAGATCGTCGCGGCGGTGGCGGGAATCAGCCTGATCGTCGGCGGGATCGGCATCATGAACATCATGCTGGTATCGGTCACCGAACGAACGCGCGAGATCGGCATCCGGCTGGCGATCGGCGCGGTTGCCAGCGAAGTGCTGATGCAGTTCCTGGTCGAAGCGGTGGTATTGTCGATGCTCGGCGGGGTGATCGGGCTGGTGCTGGCGCAGCTGGCGGTGGGGCTGATGTCCTATCTCGGCAGCCTTCCCTTCCTGTTCGACGTGCAGATCAACGTCATCGCCTTTGCGATTTCGGCGATCATCGGCGTCGTCTTCGGCTATTTCCCGGCCAGGCGCGCGGCAAGCCTCAACCCGATCGACGCGCTCCGGCACGAGTGA
- a CDS encoding esterase/lipase family protein, whose product MALVPRGRAEPPPRLAVAREWPRAFWTLARLGLGWSDLQKLPRGDGRPVLLLPGLFNSDRSNLAMRALLIRLGYRAFGWELGRNFGARTVGVEAERLFARVAAIHAETGEKVTLIGVSLGGIMARLAAHRHPEMVREVITVSAPFAGPPTATNVWRQFEWLTGEKIGDPAVVARLEEAARPLPVPATAIWSRSDGLVNGLICREEDGPQARAIEVSSSHLFVQMKPEVLRAVACVLAGQSPSGPAR is encoded by the coding sequence ATGGCATTAGTCCCGCGGGGACGCGCGGAGCCGCCGCCCAGGCTGGCAGTGGCGCGCGAGTGGCCACGGGCCTTCTGGACGCTGGCGCGGCTGGGTCTGGGCTGGAGCGATCTCCAGAAGTTGCCGCGCGGCGACGGGCGACCGGTGCTGCTGCTGCCCGGGCTGTTCAACAGCGACCGATCGAACCTGGCGATGCGGGCATTGCTGATCCGGCTCGGCTATCGCGCGTTCGGATGGGAGCTGGGGCGCAATTTCGGCGCACGCACGGTCGGCGTCGAGGCCGAGCGGCTGTTCGCGCGCGTGGCGGCGATTCATGCCGAGACGGGCGAAAAGGTGACGCTGATCGGCGTTTCCCTCGGCGGGATCATGGCGCGGCTGGCGGCGCACCGGCATCCCGAGATGGTGCGCGAAGTCATTACCGTCAGCGCGCCCTTTGCCGGGCCGCCGACCGCGACCAACGTCTGGCGGCAGTTCGAATGGCTGACCGGCGAGAAGATAGGCGATCCGGCGGTGGTCGCGCGGCTGGAGGAAGCGGCCCGACCGTTGCCGGTGCCGGCCACGGCGATCTGGAGCCGAAGCGACGGGCTGGTCAACGGCCTCATCTGCCGCGAGGAAGACGGCCCGCAGGCGCGCGCGATTGAAGTCAGCAGCAGCCATCTGTTCGTGCAGATGAAGCCCGAAGTGCTGCGGGCGGTAGCGTGCGTCCTGGCGGGTCAGTCGCCGTCGGGGCCGGCGCGATAG
- the phhA gene encoding phenylalanine 4-monooxygenase, with amino-acid sequence MAEDTHVLDRPPEGASADWTIPQNWDAYTPEEHATWDRLFARQAKLLPGRASEAYLKGLDALRLSDGGIPHFEELSERLMKLTGWQVIAVPGLVPDDVFFDHMANRRFVAGNFIRRPDQLDYIQEPDVFHDVFGHVPMLADPVFADYLEAYGRGGNRALELGALKQFGRLYWYTVEFGLVEEAGNLRIYGSGIVSSFAETRFALEDPSPNRIRFDLERVMRTEYRIDDFQQNYFVIPSFDELLRLTLETDFAPLYGTLLAQPDVPVGTILPEDVMITRGTQEYAEAKV; translated from the coding sequence ATGGCAGAAGATACGCATGTGCTGGATCGCCCGCCCGAGGGCGCGTCGGCCGACTGGACGATACCGCAGAATTGGGACGCCTACACGCCCGAGGAGCATGCCACCTGGGACCGGCTGTTCGCGCGGCAGGCGAAGCTCCTGCCCGGGCGCGCGTCGGAGGCCTATCTCAAGGGGCTCGACGCGCTGCGCCTGTCCGACGGCGGCATCCCCCATTTCGAGGAATTGTCCGAGCGGCTGATGAAGCTGACCGGCTGGCAGGTGATCGCGGTCCCCGGGCTCGTCCCCGACGACGTCTTCTTCGATCATATGGCCAATCGCCGCTTCGTCGCGGGCAATTTCATCCGTCGCCCCGATCAGCTCGATTACATCCAGGAGCCCGACGTCTTCCACGACGTGTTCGGCCATGTGCCGATGCTCGCCGATCCGGTCTTCGCCGACTATCTCGAAGCCTATGGCCGCGGCGGCAATCGCGCGCTCGAACTGGGCGCTCTCAAGCAGTTCGGGCGGCTTTACTGGTACACCGTCGAATTCGGGCTGGTCGAGGAAGCGGGCAATCTGCGCATCTATGGCTCGGGCATCGTCTCCAGCTTCGCCGAAACGCGCTTCGCGCTGGAGGATCCGAGTCCGAACCGGATCCGCTTCGATCTCGAGCGGGTGATGCGCACCGAGTATCGGATCGACGATTTCCAGCAGAATTATTTCGTGATCCCCAGCTTCGACGAGTTGTTGCGGCTGACGCTGGAGACGGATTTCGCGCCGCTCTACGGCACGCTCCTCGCGCAGCCGGACGTGCCGGTTGGGACGATCTTGCCCGAGGATGTGATGATCACGCGCGGCACGCAGGAATATGCCGAGGCGAAGGTTTGA
- a CDS encoding ABC transporter ATP-binding protein: protein MPSDAPLIQLRGVTKVYGEGATQFQALKGIDLDIEAGDFVAVMGPSGSGKSTTMNILGCLDVPSAGQFLFEGFHVEQLGRDQRALMRRKYLGFVFQGFNLLARTSALENVELPLVYRGDEKKVRRETAMAALEKVGLDRWWDHTPAELSGGQQQRVAIARAIVTSPAVLLADEPTGNLDSERSVEIMELLTDLNQNSGITVLMVTHEPDMAAFARTLVHFKDGLIERIEKNAKVHA, encoded by the coding sequence GTGCCCAGTGACGCCCCGCTCATCCAGCTGCGCGGCGTCACCAAAGTCTATGGCGAAGGCGCGACCCAGTTCCAGGCGCTGAAGGGCATCGACCTCGACATCGAAGCCGGCGATTTCGTCGCGGTGATGGGCCCGTCGGGCTCGGGCAAGTCGACGACGATGAACATCCTCGGCTGCCTCGACGTGCCGAGTGCGGGCCAGTTCCTGTTCGAGGGCTTCCATGTCGAGCAACTGGGCCGCGATCAGCGCGCGCTGATGCGCCGCAAATATCTCGGCTTCGTCTTCCAGGGCTTTAACCTGCTCGCGCGCACCTCGGCGCTCGAGAATGTGGAGTTGCCCCTGGTCTATCGCGGCGACGAGAAGAAGGTCCGGCGCGAGACGGCGATGGCCGCTCTCGAAAAGGTCGGTCTCGACCGATGGTGGGACCATACCCCCGCCGAGCTGTCCGGCGGCCAGCAGCAGCGCGTCGCCATCGCCCGCGCGATCGTCACCAGCCCCGCCGTCCTGCTTGCCGACGAGCCGACCGGCAATCTCGATTCCGAGCGTTCGGTCGAGATTATGGAGCTGCTGACCGATCTCAATCAGAATAGCGGCATCACGGTGCTGATGGTGACGCACGAGCCCGACATGGCCGCCTTCGCGCGGACCTTGGTGCATTTCAAGGACGGGCTGATCGAGCGCATCGAGAAGAATGCGAAGGTCCACGCCTGA
- a CDS encoding nucleotidyltransferase family protein produces MLKPEQVALILLAAGRSHRFTDADKLAEPFLDKPLAYHVVTALENVPFMTRIAVVSGTSLDFAARGYRVAMNPDPALGQARSLSQGILAAREAGAEAVLVALADMPRVTATHIHRLLDAADGPATIVASSDGVRPLPPALFGRDQFDALLALRGDEGGRELIKRGHHVVTTPAELVDIDTREDLEELRALYGLPTDGK; encoded by the coding sequence ATGTTGAAGCCTGAGCAGGTTGCCCTGATTTTGCTGGCCGCGGGCCGGTCGCATCGTTTCACCGACGCCGACAAGCTGGCCGAACCCTTTCTCGACAAGCCGCTCGCTTATCATGTCGTGACGGCGCTCGAGAATGTGCCGTTCATGACCCGGATTGCGGTCGTCTCGGGCACCAGCCTCGATTTTGCCGCGCGCGGCTATCGGGTGGCGATGAACCCCGATCCAGCGCTCGGCCAGGCTCGTTCGCTGTCGCAAGGAATATTGGCTGCACGCGAGGCGGGGGCAGAGGCGGTGCTGGTCGCGCTGGCCGATATGCCGCGGGTGACCGCGACGCATATCCATCGCCTGCTCGATGCCGCCGATGGCCCCGCCACGATCGTCGCCTCGAGCGACGGTGTGCGGCCGCTGCCGCCCGCCTTGTTTGGTCGCGACCAGTTCGATGCGTTGCTTGCGCTGCGCGGCGACGAGGGCGGCCGCGAACTGATCAAGCGCGGCCACCATGTCGTGACGACCCCCGCCGAGCTGGTGGATATCGACACGCGCGAGGATCTCGAGGAACTGCGCGCGCTCTATGGACTGCCGACCGACGGGAAGTGA
- a CDS encoding SDR family NAD(P)-dependent oxidoreductase — translation MTNILLTGSSRGIGAAIATSLTGEGLRLVGQGTRSGIASDFADPAAPQALWTQALDALDGRIDVLVNNAGVFEATPLDLDHDDWVAGWERTMRINLTASAELCRLAVRHWQAEGRPGRIVNVASRAAYRGDSPAHWHYAASKAGMVAMTKTIARAYASQGILAFAICPGFTMTGMAEDYLASRGGDKLLADIPLGRVADPEEVAVLARFCALEAPASMTGAVLDINGASYVR, via the coding sequence ATGACCAACATTCTTCTCACCGGCAGCAGCCGGGGCATCGGCGCCGCGATCGCGACCAGTCTAACCGGCGAAGGCCTACGGCTCGTGGGGCAAGGCACGCGCAGCGGGATCGCCTCCGACTTCGCCGATCCGGCCGCACCGCAAGCGTTGTGGACGCAGGCGCTGGACGCGCTCGACGGGCGCATCGACGTGCTGGTCAACAATGCCGGGGTGTTCGAAGCGACGCCCCTCGATCTCGATCATGACGATTGGGTCGCGGGCTGGGAGCGGACCATGCGGATCAACCTCACCGCCTCGGCCGAGTTGTGCCGGCTGGCGGTGCGCCACTGGCAGGCCGAGGGACGGCCGGGCCGGATCGTCAACGTCGCGAGCCGCGCCGCCTATCGCGGCGATTCTCCCGCGCACTGGCATTATGCCGCGTCCAAGGCGGGGATGGTGGCCATGACCAAGACGATCGCGCGTGCCTATGCCAGCCAGGGCATCCTCGCCTTCGCGATCTGCCCCGGTTTCACGATGACGGGCATGGCCGAGGATTATCTGGCGAGCCGTGGCGGCGACAAGTTGCTCGCGGATATTCCGCTGGGGCGCGTCGCCGATCCGGAGGAAGTCGCGGTGCTCGCGCGCTTCTGCGCGCTCGAGGCGCCGGCGTCGATGACGGGCGCAGTGCTCGACATCAACGGGGCGAGCTATGTCCGCTGA
- a CDS encoding 50S ribosomal protein L11 methyltransferase: protein MSAERPPAPASGGATNEKAVDSWKTSFPCTRAEAEAIDASELAIDAVLMTTEEVEDDVEHWRLDAYSEDEPDAAMIAVLRTLVPSAAAIEPLIEPLSPEDWVTMSQQGLEPIREGRFVVHTSAHPVAAEAGKRAFLIDAGRAFGTGHHATTSGCLAMLDGMAVRDFANIIDIGTGTGVLAFAAAHLWPDAAVMATDIDAMAVEVTRENAALNGVEGIALIVADGALEAGITARAPYDLLIANILAGPLVSMAPEIAAIADREATILLAGLLETQREQVVTAFAACGCTLETMDRRGDWTILRLAAGAERFVPASPPDPKGRDGWALDI from the coding sequence ATGTCCGCTGAGCGTCCGCCAGCGCCAGCGTCCGGCGGCGCGACCAACGAGAAAGCGGTCGACAGCTGGAAGACGAGTTTCCCCTGCACGCGCGCCGAGGCCGAGGCGATCGACGCAAGCGAGTTGGCGATCGACGCGGTGCTGATGACGACAGAGGAAGTCGAGGACGATGTCGAGCATTGGCGGCTCGACGCCTATAGCGAGGACGAGCCCGACGCGGCGATGATCGCGGTGCTGCGAACCCTGGTGCCGAGCGCTGCCGCGATCGAGCCGCTGATCGAGCCGCTGAGCCCTGAGGATTGGGTTACGATGAGCCAGCAGGGGCTCGAGCCGATCCGGGAGGGGCGCTTCGTGGTGCACACCAGCGCGCATCCGGTGGCGGCCGAGGCGGGGAAGCGCGCCTTCCTGATCGACGCGGGCCGCGCCTTCGGCACCGGGCATCATGCCACGACCTCGGGCTGCCTGGCGATGCTGGACGGGATGGCCGTGCGCGATTTTGCGAATATCATCGATATCGGCACGGGCACCGGCGTGCTGGCCTTCGCCGCGGCCCATCTGTGGCCGGACGCAGCGGTGATGGCGACCGACATCGACGCGATGGCGGTGGAAGTCACGCGCGAAAATGCCGCGCTGAACGGGGTCGAGGGCATCGCGCTGATCGTCGCGGACGGTGCGCTCGAGGCCGGGATTACCGCCCGCGCGCCCTATGACCTGCTGATCGCCAATATCCTGGCCGGGCCGCTGGTATCGATGGCGCCGGAGATCGCGGCGATCGCGGATCGCGAAGCCACCATCCTGCTCGCCGGCTTGCTCGAGACCCAGCGCGAACAGGTCGTCACGGCCTTTGCGGCATGCGGCTGCACGCTGGAGACGATGGACCGGCGCGGCGACTGGACGATCCTGCGGCTCGCTGCAGGCGCCGAGCGCTTCGTGCCCGCGTCGCCGCCCGATCCCAAGGGCCGCGACGGTTGGGCGCTGGATATCTAA